From the Fulvia fulva chromosome 2, complete sequence genome, one window contains:
- a CDS encoding Y+L amino acid transporter 2, producing the protein MPPPAAHNAAPMTQLRPPRDSLELASLASSNAEGRTSQDSSASGAPSSRHLSFDDPAPYSGSSTRPARGGRSYSVSSAFDFNSSLFPLSASAPGYTSLGTPSTPNFDGGAQSLERNKSLTYLNGLSLVVGLIIGSGIFSSPASVNSNAGSPGAALIVWVISGLLAWTGAASYAELGGAIPLNGGAQVYLSKIFGEWAGFLFTWCAVTVLKPGSAAIVAIIFGEYLVRAIIGADAADASPWINKGVALVGLLFVTGINCISTKLGTRSADFFMFSKFAALLAVTMAGIIVAITGLAYNREALSDHWKTTSWFEGTSVSSSQWAVALYAGLWAYDGWDNTNYVVGEMKNPSRDLPKVIHTALPVVIISYILANLAYIFVLTPTIINSSNTVAVAFGSTVLGPLGSLLLALAVSASCFGALNATTFTAGRLVYSAGKESYIPELFGVIGFSDSSQRMRLPRRGAQAKKMTSFFADEQGFFYTPIYAMALNAVLTTVYIVIGDFTTLTTFYGVASYLFYFAAVVGLIVLRVKEPELERPYKCWIVTPVVFCCVSLFLLSRAVFAKPLQALVVVAFIAVGFPLYRWRVGGRRKSGRRAEEEEGWWKFWRRWGRG; encoded by the coding sequence ATGCCTCCCCCCGCCGCCCACAATGCCGCCCCAATGACCCAACTCCGCCCACCACGCGACTCCCTCGAACTCGCCAGCCTCGCCAGCTCCAACGCAGAAGGCCGCACCTCACAAGACTCCTCCGCATCTGGGGCCCCCTCCTCCCGACACCTCTCCTTCGACGATCCCGCGCCCTACTCGGGCTCTTCCACCAGACCAGCCCGCGGAGGCAGATCCTACTCCGTCAGCAGCGCATTCGACTTCAATAGCTCCTTGTTCCCGCTTTCAGCGTCGGCTCCTGGATACACCAGTCTTGGAACACCGAGCACGCCGAACTTCGATGGGGGAGCACAGAGTCTGGAGAGGAATAAGAGCTTGACGTATTTGAACGGCTTGTCACTGGTCGTGGGCTTGATTATTGGGAGTGGCATCTTTTCGTCGCCGGCTAGCGTCAATAGCAATGCGGGCTCGCCTGGTGCCGCGTTGATCGTTTGGGTCATATCGGGTCTTCTGGCTTGGACTGGCGCGGCAAGTTATGCGGAGCTGGGAGGGGCTATACCGCTTAATGGAGGTGCCCAGGTTTACTTGAGCAAGATTTTCGGGGAATGGGCGGGCTTCTTATTTACGTGGTGTGCGGTCACGGTGTTGAAGCCTGGATCGGCGGCGATTGTTGCCATTATCTTTGGGGAGTATCTCGTAAGAGCTATCATCGGGGCAGATGCGGCTGATGCGAGTCCGTGGATCAATAAAGGTGTGGCTTTGGTGGGATTGCTGTTCGTGACGGGCATCAATTGCATTTCGACCAAGCTTGGAACGAGGAGTGCCGATTTCTTCATGTTCTCCAAGTTTGCAGCACTCCTTGCAGTCACAATGGCGGGCATTATTGTCGCCATCACTGGCCTGGCATACAACAGGGAAGCACTGTCAGACCATTGGAAGACGACATCTTGGTTCGAAGGCACATCCGTGTCCTCGTCACAATGGGCAGTCGCATTGTATGCCGGACTCTGGGCCTACGATGGCTGGGATAACACAAACTACGTGGTCGGCGAAATGAAGAATCCCTCTCGCGACCTTCCCAAAGTCATCCACACAGCTCTCCCAGTCGTCATCATATCTTACATCCTGGCGAACCTGGCCTACATCTTCGTCCTCACACCCACCATCATCAACTCCTCCAACACGGTCGCAGTCGCCTTCGGCAGCACAGTCCTCGGACCCCTCGGCTCCCTCCTCCTCGCCTTGGCAGTGTCAGCATCCTGCTTCGGCGCCCTCAACGCCACAACCTTCACAGCCGGCCGTCTCGTCTACAGCGCCGGGAAAGAAAGCTACATCCCCGAACTCTTCGGCGTCATCGGCTTCTCGGACTCTTCCCAGCGAATGCGCCTCCCTCGCCGCGGTGCCCAAGCCAAGAAAATGACCAGCTTCTTCGCAGACGAGCAAGGTTTCTTCTACACACCCATCTACGCCATGGCCCTCAACGCAGTCCTCACAACAGTCTACATCGTCATCGGCGACTTCACAACGCTCACGACATTCTACGGCGTCGCGTCGTATCTCTTCTACTTCGCCGCCGTCGTCGGACTAATCGTACTGAGAGTGAAAGAGCCCGAGCTCGAGAGACCTTACAAATGCTGGATCGTTACGCCGGTTGTGTTTTGCTGTGTGAGTTTGTTTTTGCTGAGTAGAGCGGTGTTTGCGAAGCCGTTGCAAGCGTTGGTGGTGGTGGCGTTTATTGCGGTGGGCTTTCCGCTTTATCGGTGGAGGGTGGGTGGGAGGAGGAAGAGTGGGAGAAGGgcggaggaggaggagggaTGGTGGAAGTTTTGGAGGAGGTGGGGGAGGGGGTAG
- a CDS encoding Ribosome maturation protein SBDS, whose amino-acid sequence MPSAQINQPSNQIKLTNVSLVRMKKGKKRYEIACYKNTVTSFRAGNETDLDNVLQIPNVFLDVSKGQVAPNEDLKKSFPGMTRDEIVLEILKKGEIQVGEKERSQELERVHREVIEIVTGRLVDPKSKRVYTPGIIEKALDQLSSQGGHAGRGAGKGSKETAEGSDRSKSREQSSARTNESGTSTPAKTNGEGSTGLEENLEKLAVKPKWTGVTTNKNAKSQALDAIKALIAHQPIPVARARMRLRITSPTSILKQSVKSAPKAEGEEASTGTVKDKILSFVEQVENQDVVGEEWECVGFVEPGSFKTLSEFISTHTKGKVRAEVLDTTVTHED is encoded by the coding sequence ATGCCCTCCGCCCAGATAAACCAACCCTCCAACCAAATAAAACTCACCAACGTCTCCCTCGTGCGCATGAAAAAAGGCAAAAAGCGCTACGAAATCGCCTGCTACAAGAATACCGTCACCTCCTTCCGCGCCGGCAACGAGACCGATCTCGACAACGTCCTCCAAATCCCCAACGTATTCCTCGACGTCTCGAAGGGCCAAGTCGCACCAAATGAAGACCTCAAGAAATCATTCCCGGGAATGACGCGCGATGAGATCGTGTTGGAGATTCTGAAGAAGGGGGAGATTCAAGTAGGCGAGAAGGAGCGGAGCCAGGAGTTGGAACGGGTGCACCGGGAGGTGATTGAGATTGTGACAGGAAGACTTGTGGATCCGAAGAGCAAGAGAGTGTACACGCCGGGGATAATTGAGAAGGCGTTGGATCAGCTGAGTAGTCAGGGTGGACACGCGGGACGAGGTGCCGGGAAAGGATCGAAGGAGACTGCCGAGGGGAGCGACAGGAGTAAAAGCAGAGAGCAGAGTTCGGCGAGGACGAATGAGTCAGGGACCAGTACACCGGCGAAGACAAATGGTGAGGGAAGCACTGGGCTGGAAGAGAATCTGGAGAAGCTGGCGGTGAAGCCCAAGTGGACGGGCGTGACGACGAATAAGAATGCGAAGTCCCAGGCACTGGATGCAATCAAAGCACTGATTGCGCATCAGCCTATACCCGTGGCGAGGGCGAGGATGAGGTTGAGGATTACGAGTCCCACGAGTATATTGAAGCAGAGTGTCAAGTCTGCGCCGAAGGCTGAAGGAGAAGAGGCAAGCACGGGCACTGTCAAGGACAAGATCTTGAGTTTTGTCGAGCAGGTGGAGAATCAGGACGTGGTGGGTGAGGAGTGGGAGTGTGTTGGGTTTGTCGAGCCGGGAAGCTTCAAGACGCTTAGTGAGTTCATCAGCACGCATACGAAAGGCAAGGTACGGGCGGAAGTGCTCGATACGACTGTCACGCACGAGGATTAG
- a CDS encoding Carboxypeptidase Y A has protein sequence MKVAASALLIGAAVASVPQQQQPLQAPDIVQEDLKLAGDKASSFAKPLKHLQSELKHLTEDARQVWDEVAMMFPEDMAKASFFSSPKKHTRKSNSEWDFHTSGKELQEKYTVNAQGDKEREIDGHLEAFNLRTKKVDPKSLGVDKVKQYSGYLDNEEDDKHLFYWFFESRNDPKNDPVLLWLNGGPGCSSLTGLFMELGPSFINKDREVEFNPSSWNANASVIFLDQPVNVGYSYSGSSVSNTVAAGKDVYALLTLFFKQFPEYSHQDFHISGESYAGHYIPVFASEILSHKKRNINLQSVLIGNGLTDGLTQYEYYRPMACGDGGWPAVLDESECQSMDNSLPRCQSLIENCYKSESVWSCVPASIYCNNAMIGPYQRTGQNPYDVREKCKGGNLCYDELNWIQEYLNQADVMKALGAEVDSYDSCNMDINRNFLFNGDWMQPFHRLVPGILKEIPVLVYAGDADFICNWLGNLAWTDALEWPGQKSYAKTPLEDLKLLDDGSKIGAVKSSGNFTFMRLHAGGHMVPHDQPVASLDMLNRWLAGEWVEKQGKNT, from the coding sequence ATGAAGGTCGCCGCATCGGCGCTCCTTATCGGAGCCGCCGTGGCATCTGTGCCGCAACAGCAGCAGCCACTGCAAGCTCCAGACATCGTTCAGGAAGACTTGAAGCTCGCCGGCGACAAGGCATCATCCTTTGCCAAGCCACTGAAGCATCTCCAGAGCGAGCTCAAGCATCTGACCGAAGATGCGAGGCAGGTCTGGGACGAGGTGGCGATGATGTTCCCAGAGGACATGGCCAAGGCTTCGTTCTTCAGCTCGCCGAAGAAGCACACCAGGAAGTCCAACAGCGAGTGGGACTTCCACACCTCGGGCAAAGAGCTGCAGGAGAAGTACACCGTCAACGCTCAAGGTGACAAGGAGCGTGAGATTGATGGCCACCTCGAGGCATTCAACCTTCGCACCAAGAAGGTTGATCCAAAGAGCCTTGGCGTAGACAAGGTCAAGCAATACTCTGGATACTTGGACAACGAGGAAGACGACAAGCATCTCTTCTATTGGTTCTTCGAGTCGCGAAACGACCCAAAGAACGACCCAGTGTTGCTCTGGTTGAACGGTGGCCCAGGCTGCTCTTCGCTTACCGGTCTTTTCATGGAGCTTGGTCCCTCGTTCATCAACAAGGACCGCGAGGTTGAGTTCAACCCAAGCAGCTGGAACGCCAACGCATCCGTCATCTTCCTCGATCAGCCAGTCAACGTCGGCTATTCCTACTCTGGTAGCAGTGTCTCAAACACCGTCGCAGCCGGCAAAGATGTCTACGCACTCTTGACTCTCTTCTTCAAGCAGTTCCCAGAATACTCTCACCAGGACTTCCACATTTCTGGCGAGTCGTATGCTGGTCACTACATCCCAGTCTTCGCATCCGAGATTCTGTCCCACAAGAAGCGCAATATCAACCTGCAGTCTGTTCTCATCGGAAACGGTCTGACCGATGGCCTGACCCAGTACGAGTACTACCGCCCAATGGCCTGCGGTGATGGTGGCTGGCCAGCCGTTCTTGACGAGTCCGAGTGCCAAAGCATGGACAACTCCCTCCCACGCTGCCAGAGCTTGATCGAGAACTGCTACAAGAGTGAGTCTGTCTGGTCTTGTGTCCCAGCCAGCATCTACTGCAACAACGCTATGATCGGACCATACCAGCGCACTGGGCAGAACCCATACGACGTCCGCGAGAAGTGCAAGGGCGGCAACCTCTGCTACGACGAACTCAACTGGATCCAGGAGTACCTCAACCAGGCCGATGTCATGAAGGCCCTTGGTGCTGAGGTCGACAGCTACGACTCATGCAACATGGACATCAACCGCAACTTCCTCTTCAACGGTGACTGGATGCAGCCATTCCACCGTCTCGTGCCCGGCATCCTGAAGGAGATTCCAGTCCTGGTCTACGCAGGTGATGCCGACTTCATCTGCAACTGGCTCGGCAATCTTGCCTGGACCGATGCCCTTGAGTGGCCAGGCCAGAAGAGCTACGCCAAGACACCTCTCGAGGACCTCAAGCTCCTTGATGATGGCTCCAAGATTGGTGCGGTCAAGTCCTCTGGCAACTTCACCTTCATGCGTCTGCACGCTGGTGGCCACATGGTTCCACACGACCAGCCAGTGGCGTCGCTTGACATGCTTAACCGCTGGTTGGCAGGTGAGTGGGTTGAGAAGCAAGGGAAGAATACCTGA
- a CDS encoding Riboflavin transporter MCH5 translates to MADTKDARTLDADSPTPKMKFLSSDRDRSSQDHGTANSDVEKSSPSTNVPSDPTVSTDDEGNTYPEGGLRAWSVVAGGFSGMMSCFGYMNTVGTYQAYLATHQLSSYSESTIGWIFSIYIFLAFGAGVQIGPLFDKYGPFWLIVTGSVCTLLSIFLLGVCEAYWHFMLVFGVLGGLGNAFIFTPSVSAVGHYFFKKRGNATGIAACGGALGGVIFPLMLQDLFPKVGWAWATRIQGFIYIFLLAAAILLVKSRLPPKANASAIPDVRVFRDISFAMVTFGAFFLELGLFIPITYITSFSLETNGAIDSTFAYQLLAIFNAASFFGRWAPGYVADKVGRFNTQICAVSLCVASSLGLWLPATVLANNASHQTILGLTTAFAALMGFASGSNISLTPVCIGMLCPTKEYGRYIATTYTVVSTGCLIGLPIAGALVSATGGSYWGVAVFTGLSYVCGLGCFMTVRVVKGGTKVGVLY, encoded by the coding sequence ATGGCAGACACCAAAGATGCACGAACCCTCGACGCTGATTCTCCCACACCCAAAATGAAATTCCTCTCGAGCGACCGCGACAGATCATCTCAAGACCACGGCACCGCCAACAGCGATGTCGAAAAATCCTCACCCAGCACCAACGTCCCATCAGACCCCACCGTCTCCACCGACGACGAAGGCAACACATACCCCGAAGGCGGCCTGCGCGCCTGGTCCGTCGTCGCCGGCGGCTTCAGCGGCATGATGTCCTGTTTCGGCTACATGAACACCGTCGGCACCTACCAAGCCTACCTCGCCACCCACCAACTATCCTCCTACTCCGAGTCCACCATCGGCTGGATTTTCAGCATATACATCTTCCTCGCCTTTGGAGCGGGTGTGCAGATTGGGCCGTTGTTTGATAAGTATGGACCGTTTTGGTTGATTGTAACGGGGAGTGTGTGTACGCTGTTGTCGATATTTTTGTTGGGGGTTTGTGAGGCGTATTGGCATTTCATGCTGGTTTTTGGAGTGTTGGGGGGGTTGGGGAATGCGTTTATTTTTACGCCTAGTGTGAGTGCTGTGGGACACTACTTCTTCAAGAAACGCGGCAACGCTACTGGGATTGCTGCTTGCGGCGGTGCGCTTGGAGGCGTCATCTTCCCGCTCATGCTACAAGACCTGTTCCCCAAGGTGGGATGGGCTTGGGCTACGAGAATTCAGGGCTTCATATACATCTTCCTCCTCGCGGCCGCGATTTTGCTGGTCAAAAGTCGGCTTCCGCCAAAGGCCAACGCCAGTGCGATCCCGGATGTGAGAGTGTTTCGGGATATCAGCTTCGCGATGGTGACGTTTGGGGCGTTTTTCCTGGAGTTGGGGCTGTTTATTCCGATCACGTATATTACGTCCTTCTCGCTGGAGACGAATGGCGCCATCGACTCGACGTTTGCGTATCAGCTCCTGGCGATCTTCAATGCGGCGAGCTTCTTTGGGAGGTGGGCGCCTGGGTATGTGGCGGATAAGGTGGGCAGATTCAATACGCAGATCTGTGCCGTCTCGCTTTGCGTAGCGAGTTCGTTGGGGCTGTGGCTTCCTGCGACGGTTCTGGCTAACAACGCATCTCACCAAACGATCCTGGGTCTCACGACGGCTTTCGCAGCATTGATGGGTTTTGCCAGCGGAAGCAACATCTCACTGACGCCGGTGTGTATTGGAATGCTCTGTCCGACGAAGGAGTATGGGAGATACATTGCGACGACATACACAGTTGTGAGTACTGGATGTTTGATTGGGTTGCCGATTGCTGGGGCCTTGGTCAGCGCGACTGGCGGGAGTTATTGGGGTGTGGCAGTTTTTACGGGGTTGAGCTATGTTTGTGGGTTGGGATGCTTTATGACCGTGAGGGTCGTGAAGGGTGGAACAAAAGTTGGAGTATTGTATTGA